From the Actinomyces sp. zg-332 genome, the window GTGGAGATGGCGGAGATATTATTTTATCTGTAGATTCTCAGACAACCACATTGTTGAATTATCATCATAATAGGAATCGTAAAGCAGACAACGGTACCCAAGGTATGGGTGATATGCGTGATGGTAAAAAAGGTGAAAATCTTGTACTACCTGTGCCAAATGGGACTGTTGTGAAAACTGCGGACGGTGAACTATTAGCCGACCTTACGGGAAATGATGTTTCTTATATCGTTGCTCAGGGAGGTAAAGGTGGACTTGGTAATGCATCATTGGCTACTAAAAAACGTAAGGCACCTGGGTTTGCTTTACTGGGTGAACCAGGGGATGAGCTAGATATTATTTTAGAGTTAAAATCAGTCGCCGATGTTGCGTTGGTAGGCTTTCCGTCATCTGGTAAATCTTCTCTTATTGCTGCTATGTCAGCAGCTAGACCTAAAATTGCTGATTATCCTTTCACAACTTTAGTTCCAAACTTAGGCGTTGTAAGCGCTGGTGATATGCGTTTTACTATGGCAGATGTGCCAGGTCTTATTCCAGGAGCTAGCCAAGGTAAAGGTTTGGGATTAGATTTTCTTCGTCATATTGAAAGATGCAGTGTTATAGTACATGTATTAGACTGTGCTACATTGGAAATTGATAGAGAGCCGTTAAAAGATTTAGATATTATCGAAAATGAATTACGTCAATATGAATCAGATTTAGACCAACATAACGATAGAACACCTCTTATGCAACGTCCAAGAGTTGTAGTGCTTAACAAGACTGATATTCCTGAAGGTCAAGATCTTGCCGAAATTGTTATAGAAGACATTAAAGCTCGTGGATTTGAAGTTTATGAAGTATCAGCACTATCACATAAGGGGCTTAAACAACTAGCTTTTAGGTTGGGAGAACTAGTTTCTAACCTGCGTGTAGAAGAAGATTTGAAACCAGCACGTATAATACTGAAACCAAAACCAATAGATGATGGTAAAGCGTTCACTATCAAAGAAGTTGAATACGAAGGTGACAAAGCCTATCAAATACGAGGTAATAAACCTGAACGATGGGTCAAACAAACTGATTTTACAAACGAAGAAGCTATTGGTTTCCTAGCTGATAGATTGAATAGACTTGGAATAGAGGATGAATTATTAAAGATTGGTGCAAAAGATGGCGACACCATAGTAATTGGTGATATAGAAACTGGTGTCGTATTTGATTGGGAACCAACTATGCAAACTGGAGCAGAATTATTAGGAGCTAGAGGAACTGATATTCGATTTGAAGATAGTTCACGTCCAACACGTAAGGAAAAACGTGAGCTTTACTACGAAAAAATGGATGCAAAAGCAGCAGCACGTGATCAATTGCAGCAAGAAAAAGAAGAAGGAATTTGGGTATCTCCAAATTTGTAATTTCTATTTATATTAAGAGGAAATAATGGCAATAAGTACAAGGTCGGAAATACCGACAGCAAAACGTATAGTTGTTAAACTTGGCTCATCCTCTTTAACATACCCCACGGGGGGATTAAATCACGAGCGTATACATCATATCGCGAAATTACTATCAGATTGTGTAAAGAGTGGGCAACAAGTGGCAATAGTTTCATCTGGAGCTATAGCTGCAGGCATGACTCCCTTACAGATGAACAGTAAGCCAACGGATTTACCTTTAGCTCAAGCTACTTCAGCAGTAGGACAAAGTATATTAATGGCTGCTTGGGGAGAAGCCTTTTCTAAACATAATCAGCAAATAGCACAGGTTCTCATATCTGCTGGTGATATGAACAGACGTAAACATTATAGGAATGCGCACCAAGCTCTTGAGTGTTTATTTTCTATGAATGTGATACCAATTGTGAATGAAAACGATATGGTAGCAACACATGAAATTAGATTCGGTGATAATGATAGGTTAGCGTCGATTGTTTCACACTTTGTTATGGCTGATGCTCTTATACTCCTAACTGATGTCGATGGTTTATATGACAGACCTCCTAAAGAGGAGGGGGCTGAAATTATTCCGTGTATTAATGGACCTGAAGACATAGAAGGCATACTTGTATCAGGATCAGGAAGTAAATATGGAACAGGCGGCATGGTTACTAAGCTAAGGTCTGCTACTATCGCTAGCGTATCTGGTATACCTGTTTTAATGACAAGTGCTGAGAATATAGATAAAGCCATTGCTGGTAAAGACGTTGGTACATGGTTTAATGCTTGTGGTGAAAGACCTGGAACGAGATCGTTATGGTTGGCTTATGCAGCCATTCCTAAAGGAGTACTAGTACTAGATGAAGGTGCTGTTAAAGCTGTAACTGAAGGAAAACATTCCTTATTAGCTACTGGTATAGTTGGAGT encodes:
- the obgE gene encoding GTPase ObgE — its product is MTSFVDRVKIHLTAGNGGNGCASVRREKFKPLGGPDGGNGGDGGDIILSVDSQTTTLLNYHHNRNRKADNGTQGMGDMRDGKKGENLVLPVPNGTVVKTADGELLADLTGNDVSYIVAQGGKGGLGNASLATKKRKAPGFALLGEPGDELDIILELKSVADVALVGFPSSGKSSLIAAMSAARPKIADYPFTTLVPNLGVVSAGDMRFTMADVPGLIPGASQGKGLGLDFLRHIERCSVIVHVLDCATLEIDREPLKDLDIIENELRQYESDLDQHNDRTPLMQRPRVVVLNKTDIPEGQDLAEIVIEDIKARGFEVYEVSALSHKGLKQLAFRLGELVSNLRVEEDLKPARIILKPKPIDDGKAFTIKEVEYEGDKAYQIRGNKPERWVKQTDFTNEEAIGFLADRLNRLGIEDELLKIGAKDGDTIVIGDIETGVVFDWEPTMQTGAELLGARGTDIRFEDSSRPTRKEKRELYYEKMDAKAAARDQLQQEKEEGIWVSPNL
- the proB gene encoding glutamate 5-kinase, with translation MAISTRSEIPTAKRIVVKLGSSSLTYPTGGLNHERIHHIAKLLSDCVKSGQQVAIVSSGAIAAGMTPLQMNSKPTDLPLAQATSAVGQSILMAAWGEAFSKHNQQIAQVLISAGDMNRRKHYRNAHQALECLFSMNVIPIVNENDMVATHEIRFGDNDRLASIVSHFVMADALILLTDVDGLYDRPPKEEGAEIIPCINGPEDIEGILVSGSGSKYGTGGMVTKLRSATIASVSGIPVLMTSAENIDKAIAGKDVGTWFNACGERPGTRSLWLAYAAIPKGVLVLDEGAVKAVTEGKHSLLATGIVGVIGDFLCRDVVELVDNKGQPVARGFVSYDSDELPLICGKNSEEMIKAGIRVPKPVVHRDDLAEIKYLI